A portion of the Nitratidesulfovibrio termitidis HI1 genome contains these proteins:
- a CDS encoding nitrogenase component 1 produces the protein MTFEYVANDGLCADEYSGSCDCGGSCADSCADSCADGCAEGCDCSEAPETGLETAPDDSGLTPVALKTAPATSGGKPGKTPRPKRPDFVSTTNACKLCTPLGAMLAFRGVEGAVPFLHGSQGCATYMRRYVISHYREPMDIASSSLGEKQAVYGGGPNLKKGILNVMKKYEPVLVGVATTCLTETIGDDVGGYLREFRNEFGDLDLPEIVHVHTPSYNGTHMEGWNAAVRALVDQLAKDKVEPHGKVALLPGFVSPADLRHLRDLITDFGSEAVILPDLSDPLDGPALEDYTPLPEGGTPLADIRALSGAAGVIECGRSLAMTPTGSTGPATAGRVLHERFGLSLHGVGLPIGLRETDALVAALEAVTGKPLPRKHELERGRFVDALVDGHKYVSGKRAVVYGEADLVIGLVSLLTEIGVHTVLAATGTRGAHLAESIAAVTEGLLPEMPMVIEGADFEEIADTAEGLSPDLLVGNSKGYRYARQWNIPLVRAGFPIHDRFGGHRLLHVGYAGAQALMDRIVNAVIEKTQTDSPVGYCYL, from the coding sequence ATGACGTTTGAGTATGTTGCCAATGACGGACTGTGCGCCGACGAGTATTCCGGTTCCTGCGACTGTGGCGGAAGCTGCGCGGATAGTTGCGCCGATAGTTGTGCAGACGGCTGCGCCGAGGGTTGCGACTGTTCCGAAGCGCCGGAAACCGGCCTGGAAACTGCCCCTGACGACAGTGGCCTGACCCCGGTGGCCCTGAAGACCGCGCCTGCCACCAGCGGCGGCAAGCCCGGCAAGACTCCGCGCCCCAAGCGCCCCGATTTCGTTTCCACCACCAACGCCTGCAAGCTGTGCACGCCGCTGGGGGCCATGCTGGCCTTCCGGGGCGTGGAGGGCGCCGTGCCCTTCCTGCACGGTTCGCAGGGCTGCGCCACCTACATGCGGCGTTACGTGATCAGCCACTACCGCGAACCCATGGACATCGCCTCGTCCTCGCTGGGCGAAAAGCAGGCCGTGTACGGCGGGGGGCCCAACCTGAAGAAGGGCATCCTCAACGTCATGAAGAAGTACGAACCCGTGCTGGTGGGCGTAGCCACCACCTGCCTCACCGAGACCATCGGTGATGACGTGGGCGGCTATCTGCGCGAATTCCGCAACGAATTCGGCGACCTTGACCTGCCGGAAATCGTCCATGTGCACACGCCCAGCTACAACGGCACGCACATGGAAGGCTGGAACGCCGCCGTGCGCGCCCTGGTGGACCAGCTGGCCAAGGACAAGGTGGAACCCCACGGCAAGGTGGCCCTGCTGCCCGGCTTCGTTTCCCCGGCGGACCTGCGCCACCTGCGCGACCTGATTACCGATTTCGGTTCAGAAGCGGTTATCCTGCCCGACCTGTCCGACCCGCTGGATGGCCCGGCGCTGGAAGACTACACCCCGCTGCCCGAAGGCGGCACTCCGCTGGCCGATATCCGCGCCCTGTCCGGGGCTGCGGGTGTCATCGAATGCGGGCGCTCGCTGGCCATGACGCCGACCGGATCCACTGGCCCGGCCACGGCAGGGCGGGTGCTGCACGAACGCTTTGGCCTGTCGTTGCACGGAGTGGGGCTGCCCATCGGCCTGCGCGAAACCGACGCCCTTGTCGCCGCGCTGGAAGCCGTCACCGGCAAGCCGCTGCCCCGCAAGCACGAACTGGAACGCGGACGGTTCGTGGACGCCCTGGTGGACGGCCACAAGTATGTGTCCGGCAAGCGCGCCGTGGTCTACGGCGAGGCGGATCTGGTCATCGGACTCGTCTCCCTGCTGACCGAGATCGGCGTGCACACCGTGCTGGCCGCCACCGGCACGCGCGGGGCGCATCTGGCCGAATCCATTGCCGCCGTTACCGAAGGCCTGCTGCCCGAAATGCCCATGGTCATCGAGGGCGCGGACTTCGAGGAAATCGCCGACACGGCAGAAGGACTTTCGCCCGACCTCCTGGTGGGCAACAGCAAGGGCTACCGCTACGCCCGGCAGTGGAACATCCCCCTTGTGCGGGCGGGCTTTCCCATCCACGACCGCTTCGGTGGCCACCGCCTGCTGCATGTGGGCTACGCCGGTGCCCAGGCCCTCATGGACCGCATCGTCAACGCCGTCATCGAGAAGACCCAGACCGATAGCCCGGTCGGCTATTGTTACCTGTAG
- the nifB gene encoding nitrogenase cofactor biosynthesis protein NifB has protein sequence MKPLRTTPPGHPCFDRNSASSCGRVHVPVAPRCNIQCGYCNRKYDCVNESRPGVTSAVLSPRQALDYVDKVLAADPRITVIGIAGPGDPMANPAETLETLRLVHEKHPELLFCLSSNGLGLPPHLDRLKELGVTHVTVTINAVDPAIGEKLYSWVRDDKVVWRGREAAELLLSRQLESVRGLVERGMIVKVNTILVPGVNDHHVEEVARVVGELGATIQNIIPLKPTADTPLAHLPEPDAAAVNAARKGAGEHISQMTHCKRCRADAVGLLHEDKSAEMAETLRACAAVKTEDAERPYVAVATREGMLVNQHLGEAARFQIWGQGVNGFFLVEERLAPKPGCGPERWKQVAHTLHDCRALLCAAFGAHPEGILVAAGVQPVEASGFIEDALEVVFGNGNTAALRGRKGGVGKTSCAGGGCRGNGEGC, from the coding sequence ATGAAGCCGCTGCGCACCACCCCCCCCGGCCATCCGTGCTTTGATCGCAACAGCGCCTCGTCCTGCGGTCGCGTCCACGTTCCCGTGGCGCCCAGGTGCAACATCCAGTGTGGGTACTGCAACCGCAAGTACGACTGCGTCAACGAATCGCGTCCCGGCGTGACCAGCGCAGTGCTTTCGCCGCGCCAGGCCCTGGACTACGTGGACAAGGTGCTGGCCGCTGACCCGCGCATTACCGTCATCGGCATTGCAGGCCCCGGCGATCCCATGGCCAACCCCGCGGAAACGCTGGAAACGCTGCGCCTGGTGCATGAAAAGCACCCCGAGCTGCTGTTCTGCCTTTCGTCCAACGGTCTCGGCCTGCCGCCGCACCTCGACCGGCTGAAGGAACTGGGTGTCACCCACGTCACCGTCACCATCAACGCGGTGGACCCGGCCATCGGCGAAAAGCTGTACTCCTGGGTGCGCGATGACAAGGTGGTCTGGCGTGGCCGCGAGGCGGCGGAACTGCTGCTTTCGCGCCAGCTGGAATCGGTGCGCGGCCTTGTGGAGCGCGGCATGATCGTCAAGGTGAACACCATCCTGGTGCCCGGCGTGAATGACCACCATGTGGAAGAGGTGGCGCGCGTTGTGGGCGAACTGGGGGCGACCATCCAGAACATCATCCCGCTGAAGCCCACGGCAGACACCCCGCTGGCGCATCTGCCGGAACCTGACGCCGCCGCCGTCAACGCGGCGCGCAAGGGCGCGGGCGAGCACATTTCGCAGATGACCCACTGCAAGCGCTGCCGCGCCGACGCCGTGGGCCTGCTGCACGAGGACAAGTCCGCCGAGATGGCCGAAACCCTGCGCGCCTGTGCCGCCGTCAAGACCGAGGATGCCGAGCGCCCCTATGTGGCCGTGGCCACCCGCGAAGGCATGCTGGTCAACCAGCACCTGGGCGAGGCCGCCCGGTTCCAGATCTGGGGGCAGGGCGTGAACGGGTTCTTCCTGGTGGAAGAACGCCTTGCGCCCAAACCCGGCTGCGGCCCCGAACGCTGGAAGCAGGTGGCCCATACCCTGCACGATTGCCGCGCCCTGCTGTGCGCCGCCTTCGGCGCGCACCCGGAAGGGATTCTGGTGGCCGCCGGGGTGCAGCCGGTGGAAGCCTCCGGCTTCATCGAGGACGCCCTGGAAGTGGTCTTCGGCAACGGCAACACCGCCGCCCTGCGCGGTCGCAAGGGCGGGGTGGGCAAGACGTCGTGTGCTGGGGGCGGGTGTCGCGGTAACGGCGAAGGCTGTTAG
- a CDS encoding ABC transporter ATP-binding protein, with the protein MSLLQVQEVTMRFGGLIAVNDLSLEIGRGQILGLIGPNGAGKSTAFNCVAGLYKPTEGHILFDGEDVTGQKPWDLCKKGLARTFQIVKPFQSMTVLDNVTVGAFAVTDRRDEARDKAMEVLRLLGMGSKSNALPGSLTIADRKRLEIARALATDPKLLLLDEVMAGLRPTEVDEMIDIIRALRERGMTIFVIEHIMRAIMALSDEIVVIHFGQKICRGKPEQVARDENVIKAYLGENYGTA; encoded by the coding sequence ATGAGCCTGCTGCAAGTCCAGGAAGTGACCATGCGCTTCGGCGGCCTCATCGCCGTCAACGACCTGAGCCTGGAAATCGGGCGGGGGCAGATTCTCGGCCTCATCGGTCCCAACGGCGCGGGCAAGTCCACCGCCTTCAACTGCGTGGCCGGGCTGTACAAACCCACCGAGGGGCACATCCTGTTCGACGGAGAGGACGTGACCGGCCAGAAGCCGTGGGACCTGTGCAAAAAGGGCCTTGCCCGCACCTTCCAGATCGTCAAGCCCTTCCAGTCCATGACCGTGCTGGACAATGTGACCGTGGGGGCCTTTGCCGTCACCGACCGCCGCGACGAGGCGCGCGACAAGGCCATGGAGGTGCTGCGACTGCTGGGCATGGGCAGCAAGAGCAACGCCCTGCCCGGTTCGCTGACCATCGCCGACCGCAAGCGGCTGGAAATCGCCCGCGCCCTGGCCACGGACCCCAAGCTGCTGCTGCTCGACGAGGTCATGGCGGGTCTGCGCCCCACCGAGGTGGACGAGATGATCGACATCATCCGCGCCCTGCGAGAGCGCGGCATGACCATCTTCGTCATCGAGCACATCATGCGGGCCATCATGGCCCTGTCGGACGAGATCGTGGTCATCCACTTCGGCCAGAAGATATGCCGCGGCAAACCGGAACAGGTGGCCCGGGACGAAAACGTCATCAAGGCCTACCTGGGAGAGAACTATGGCACTGCTTGA
- the nifE gene encoding nitrogenase iron-molybdenum cofactor biosynthesis protein NifE translates to MTTATAPNTTATAECRDADLLDERKKQVHRAGQGPIDMACNRESLAGAVSQRACVFCGSRVVLYPIADALHLVHGPIGCAAYTWDIRGALSSGPELHRLSFSTDLQEKDVIFGGEKKLAAALDELIDLHQPKAAFVYSTCIVGLIGDDLGAVCRKMSEKKGIPVIPVQSEGFKGNKREGYLAACKAMFQLVGTAPTDDVSPLSVNILGDFNLAGEIWIVRGYLERMGIQVVANITGDGRVDDIRRCHGAALNLVQCSGSTMDLAKMMKEKYGTPHLRVSYLGIEDMADSLYAVAEHFEAVDPGIVERTRDLVREELAALMPRLRDIRRDLSGKRAAIYVGGSFKAFSLIKAFRHIGMNVVLVGSQTGTQEEYQELETVCDPGTVIIDDANPLELSHYVRELDVDVFVGGVKERPIAHKLGVGFCDHNHERKIALAGFEGMYNFAREVHASVMSPVWRFVPRRSRRAAVTAGADA, encoded by the coding sequence ATGACCACCGCAACCGCACCCAACACCACCGCCACGGCAGAATGCCGCGACGCGGATCTTCTGGACGAACGGAAGAAGCAGGTGCACCGCGCCGGGCAGGGTCCCATCGACATGGCCTGCAACCGCGAGAGCCTCGCGGGGGCCGTCAGCCAGCGCGCCTGCGTGTTCTGCGGCTCGCGCGTGGTGCTGTACCCCATCGCCGACGCGCTGCACCTGGTGCACGGCCCCATCGGCTGCGCCGCCTACACCTGGGACATCCGGGGGGCGCTTTCGTCCGGGCCGGAACTGCACCGCCTGAGCTTTTCCACCGACCTGCAGGAAAAGGACGTCATCTTCGGCGGCGAAAAGAAGCTGGCCGCCGCGCTGGACGAACTGATCGACCTGCACCAGCCCAAGGCCGCCTTCGTCTACTCCACCTGCATCGTGGGCCTGATCGGCGACGATCTGGGCGCCGTATGCCGCAAGATGTCCGAGAAGAAGGGCATCCCGGTCATTCCCGTGCAGTCGGAAGGCTTCAAGGGCAACAAGCGCGAAGGCTACCTTGCCGCGTGCAAGGCCATGTTCCAGCTGGTGGGCACCGCACCCACGGACGATGTTTCGCCCCTTTCCGTGAACATCCTCGGCGACTTCAACCTGGCGGGCGAAATCTGGATCGTGCGTGGCTACCTTGAGCGCATGGGCATTCAGGTGGTGGCCAACATCACCGGCGACGGTCGCGTGGACGACATCCGCCGCTGCCACGGCGCCGCCCTGAATCTGGTGCAGTGCAGCGGGTCCACCATGGATCTGGCCAAGATGATGAAGGAAAAATACGGCACCCCGCACCTGCGCGTGTCGTACCTGGGCATCGAGGACATGGCCGATTCGCTGTACGCCGTGGCCGAACATTTCGAAGCCGTGGACCCCGGCATCGTGGAACGCACCCGCGACCTCGTGCGCGAGGAACTGGCCGCCCTCATGCCGCGCCTGCGCGACATCCGGCGCGACCTTTCCGGCAAGCGCGCCGCCATCTACGTGGGCGGTTCGTTCAAGGCGTTCTCGCTGATCAAGGCCTTCCGGCACATCGGCATGAACGTGGTGCTGGTGGGCTCGCAGACCGGCACGCAGGAAGAGTACCAGGAACTGGAAACCGTGTGCGACCCCGGCACCGTCATCATCGACGACGCCAACCCGCTGGAGCTTTCGCACTACGTGCGCGAGCTGGACGTGGACGTGTTCGTGGGCGGCGTGAAGGAACGCCCCATTGCCCACAAGCTGGGCGTGGGCTTCTGTGACCACAACCACGAGCGCAAGATCGCGCTGGCCGGTTTCGAGGGCATGTACAACTTCGCCCGCGAGGTGCACGCCTCGGTCATGAGTCCCGTCTGGCGGTTCGTGCCCCGCCGGTCCCGGCGCGCCGCTGTTACCGCTGGCGCGGATGCATAG
- a CDS encoding ABC transporter ATP-binding protein, which produces MALLDMEKVNVAYGDVQVLYDLNISVREGEVVSIIGGNGAGKTTMLKTVSALLRPDSGSITFNGAPMHALPPEEVVNHGLVHVPEGRRLFSLMSVKDNLLAGAHNKKAYAVRERTLEEVFTMFPRLRERQNQAAMTLSGGEQQMVAIGRGLMACPKMLMLDEPSLGLAPILIAEIFRTIRAIADKGLTVLLVEQDVKHSLSLSDRGYVLEHGRAAMEGPAGELLDSPYIREAYLGI; this is translated from the coding sequence ATGGCACTGCTTGACATGGAGAAGGTCAACGTCGCCTACGGCGACGTGCAGGTACTGTACGACCTGAACATCTCCGTCCGCGAAGGCGAGGTGGTGTCCATCATCGGCGGCAACGGGGCGGGCAAGACCACCATGCTGAAGACCGTATCGGCGCTGCTGCGGCCCGACAGCGGGTCCATCACCTTCAACGGCGCGCCCATGCACGCCCTGCCGCCGGAAGAAGTGGTAAACCACGGTCTGGTGCACGTGCCGGAAGGCCGGCGGCTGTTCTCGCTGATGAGCGTGAAGGACAACCTGCTGGCCGGGGCGCACAACAAGAAGGCCTACGCGGTGCGCGAACGGACGCTGGAAGAGGTCTTCACCATGTTCCCCCGCCTGCGCGAACGCCAGAACCAGGCGGCCATGACCCTTTCCGGCGGCGAACAGCAAATGGTGGCCATAGGCCGGGGCCTGATGGCCTGTCCCAAAATGTTGATGCTGGATGAACCCTCGCTGGGGCTTGCGCCCATCCTGATCGCGGAAATCTTCCGCACCATCCGCGCCATTGCCGACAAGGGGCTGACCGTGCTGCTGGTGGAACAGGACGTGAAGCACTCGCTGAGCCTGTCCGACCGGGGCTACGTGCTGGAACACGGCCGCGCCGCCATGGAAGGCCCGGCTGGCGAACTGTTGGACAGCCCGTACATCCGCGAGGCGTACCTGGGCATCTAG
- a CDS encoding branched-chain amino acid ABC transporter permease yields the protein MDPVFLAQDCINGVLMGLIYGLVALGLTLIFGVLKVINFAHGSFLMVGMYVAYWAVTLSGLSPYPALVIIVPAMFLFGYWVQHLLIRPIFIAEKNVREPITVIIVTTGLWYVLDNLALLVFGPDYRALNPNPLKGQMLEMGEIFVSVPKLYGALATLATAGGLHLFLQHTRLGRAVRATSLDREAASLMGIGQWKIFNIAFGIGTAVAGISGAVLTPFYNVYPTVGIPFDIKSFVIVVLGGLGSIWGALVGGVIIGLIESIGPNFMTSTWTEGIVYALFLLVLFVKPSGLFGQQQDW from the coding sequence ATGGATCCGGTCTTTCTCGCACAGGATTGCATCAACGGCGTACTTATGGGCCTGATCTACGGTCTGGTGGCCCTGGGGCTGACCCTGATCTTCGGGGTGCTCAAGGTCATCAACTTCGCCCACGGCTCGTTCCTGATGGTGGGCATGTACGTCGCCTACTGGGCCGTCACCCTTTCCGGACTGTCCCCCTACCCGGCCCTGGTGATCATCGTTCCGGCCATGTTCCTGTTCGGGTACTGGGTCCAGCACCTGCTGATCCGCCCCATCTTCATCGCGGAAAAGAACGTGCGCGAACCCATCACGGTCATCATCGTCACCACCGGCCTGTGGTACGTGCTGGACAACCTGGCCCTGCTGGTGTTCGGCCCGGACTACCGCGCCCTGAACCCCAACCCGCTGAAAGGCCAGATGCTGGAAATGGGCGAGATTTTCGTCTCCGTGCCTAAGCTGTACGGGGCCCTGGCCACCCTGGCCACCGCCGGGGGGCTGCACCTTTTCCTGCAACACACCCGGCTTGGCCGCGCCGTGCGCGCCACCAGCCTGGACCGCGAGGCCGCCAGCCTGATGGGCATCGGCCAGTGGAAGATCTTCAACATCGCCTTCGGCATCGGCACCGCCGTGGCCGGCATTTCCGGCGCGGTGCTGACGCCGTTCTACAACGTCTACCCCACCGTGGGCATTCCCTTCGACATCAAGTCGTTCGTCATCGTCGTGCTGGGCGGGTTGGGCTCCATCTGGGGCGCCCTGGTCGGCGGGGTCATCATCGGGCTCATCGAGTCCATCGGACCCAACTTCATGACCTCCACCTGGACGGAAGGCATCGTGTACGCCCTTTTCCTGCTGGTGCTTTTCGTCAAACCTTCCGGCCTGTTCGGGCAGCAACAGGACTGGTAA
- a CDS encoding branched-chain amino acid ABC transporter permease, which produces MTQQEFKRNCLIAVTLAAFALPLVVRSATYLHILIILYLYAYMTTTWNLVGGFAGVLPLGHSVFVGIGAYTSTILWLQYGISPWIGMLVGAVLAAGVGYLIGKPTLKMRGAYFALSTMAFVEGIRVMVENIDMLGPLKLNGPRGLNIPPLQAGEGSFWAFQFASKEPYYYIILTMLVAVLAMTAAISRSKMGYYLKSGGEDPDAAQALGVNVARYKVTAMAISSFLTALAGTFLAQLTLFIYPKSVLTLDLSFELAFIALIGGRGSIAGPIIGALLLRPVTEFSRIYFSATLPGLHLIILGVVLIVVMLYQPRGLTEPLLRLFDKVAARFAPAPPDDPGTPDAQGGPDGPGAPATHATPAAPTTQGSASPQEERP; this is translated from the coding sequence ATGACACAACAGGAATTCAAGCGGAACTGTCTCATCGCCGTAACGCTGGCCGCCTTTGCCCTGCCACTGGTGGTGCGCAGCGCGACCTACCTGCACATCCTGATCATCCTGTACCTGTACGCGTACATGACCACCACCTGGAACCTGGTGGGCGGCTTTGCCGGGGTGTTGCCGCTGGGGCATTCGGTGTTCGTGGGCATAGGGGCCTACACCTCCACCATTCTCTGGCTGCAGTACGGCATCAGCCCGTGGATAGGCATGCTGGTGGGGGCCGTGCTGGCCGCCGGGGTGGGCTACCTGATCGGCAAGCCCACCCTGAAGATGCGCGGGGCCTACTTTGCCCTGTCCACCATGGCCTTCGTGGAAGGCATCCGGGTGATGGTCGAGAACATCGACATGCTGGGCCCCCTGAAGCTGAACGGCCCGCGCGGGCTGAACATACCGCCGCTGCAGGCGGGCGAGGGCAGCTTCTGGGCCTTCCAGTTCGCCAGCAAGGAACCGTACTACTACATCATCCTGACCATGCTGGTGGCGGTGCTGGCCATGACTGCGGCCATATCCCGCTCCAAGATGGGCTATTACCTGAAGAGCGGCGGCGAAGACCCGGATGCGGCGCAGGCCCTTGGCGTGAACGTGGCCCGCTACAAGGTCACCGCCATGGCCATCTCGTCGTTTCTCACGGCGCTGGCCGGCACCTTTCTGGCCCAGCTGACCCTGTTCATCTACCCCAAGAGCGTGCTGACGCTGGATCTTTCCTTCGAACTGGCGTTCATCGCGCTCATCGGCGGGCGCGGCTCCATCGCCGGGCCCATCATCGGCGCGCTGCTGCTGCGCCCGGTGACGGAATTCAGCCGCATCTACTTCTCGGCCACCTTGCCGGGACTGCACCTGATCATTCTCGGCGTGGTGCTGATCGTCGTCATGCTGTACCAGCCGCGTGGCCTTACGGAGCCGCTGCTGCGGCTGTTCGACAAGGTGGCCGCGCGGTTTGCCCCGGCTCCGCCGGATGATCCGGGTACGCCAGATGCGCAAGGCGGACCAGACGGGCCGGGCGCACCCGCAACACATGCCACACCGGCGGCACCCACCACCCAGGGCTCCGCATCGCCTCAGGAGGAACGTCCATGA
- a CDS encoding (2Fe-2S) ferredoxin domain-containing protein, whose product MPKPTHQILVCQSFRHKGEPKGVCFKQTDGFLQYLEEEILDRGLDILVTATGCLKACEEGPVLVVQPQNWWFKGVDSHDAIDAILDGIEDGEPNAEYLMY is encoded by the coding sequence ATGCCCAAGCCGACGCATCAGATTCTCGTATGCCAGAGCTTCCGTCACAAGGGCGAACCCAAGGGCGTCTGTTTCAAGCAGACCGACGGGTTCCTGCAGTACCTCGAAGAGGAAATCCTTGATCGCGGTCTGGACATCCTGGTCACTGCCACCGGGTGTCTGAAGGCCTGCGAGGAAGGCCCCGTCCTCGTGGTGCAGCCGCAGAACTGGTGGTTCAAGGGCGTGGACAGCCACGACGCCATCGATGCCATCCTCGACGGCATCGAAGACGGCGAACCTAATGCCGAGTATTTGATGTACTAA
- a CDS encoding ABC transporter substrate-binding protein, whose protein sequence is MKSSRLLAAVLTLCLTVPAMAFAAPSVKVGNILPLSGPSASVGQQGKQAREMAVEEINAAGGIKSLGGAKIELLYADSKSDPNVGVTEAERFINTEKVHLITGAWNSGVTYPTTAVAERYGVPYIVPVSVRDTITERGFKNVFRIAAKDSWWTRDQFTFLKDMQKEFGGTLSSVAFVYENGDWGTGFAAQWKELVKASGMQVVLDEPYSSSSTDLTPLVNKIRRAKPDVLLLVSNAADAILLTNTLADYKVSPKVILGSGGGHADPTFLSACGVNARYVFDIVEWEADVNKPGAKEANEKYRARYGTNLTGEAVDAYVAMYVMADALERAGSLDPAAIRKALAETDYKTGPGMIVTYDAIKFDESGQNLNAALAIVQINDLGKGLERITVWPKAARRAGYTPVFPMPKK, encoded by the coding sequence ATGAAAAGTTCACGCTTGCTGGCCGCAGTCCTGACGCTGTGCCTGACCGTTCCGGCCATGGCCTTCGCCGCCCCCTCCGTGAAGGTGGGCAACATCCTGCCCCTTTCCGGCCCGTCCGCCTCCGTGGGGCAGCAGGGCAAGCAGGCCCGCGAAATGGCCGTCGAGGAAATCAACGCCGCGGGCGGCATCAAGTCGCTTGGCGGGGCCAAGATCGAACTGTTGTACGCCGACTCCAAGTCCGACCCCAACGTGGGCGTGACCGAGGCCGAACGCTTCATCAACACGGAAAAGGTGCACCTGATCACCGGCGCCTGGAACTCCGGCGTCACCTATCCCACCACGGCGGTGGCCGAACGCTACGGCGTGCCCTACATCGTGCCGGTTTCGGTGCGCGACACCATCACCGAGCGCGGCTTCAAGAACGTGTTCCGCATTGCCGCCAAGGATTCGTGGTGGACGCGCGACCAGTTCACCTTCCTGAAGGACATGCAGAAGGAATTCGGCGGCACCCTGTCCTCCGTGGCCTTCGTGTATGAAAACGGCGACTGGGGCACCGGCTTTGCCGCCCAGTGGAAGGAACTGGTGAAGGCTTCCGGCATGCAGGTGGTGCTGGACGAACCCTACTCCTCGTCCTCCACCGACCTGACCCCGCTGGTGAACAAGATCCGCCGCGCCAAGCCCGACGTGCTGCTGCTGGTCTCCAACGCCGCAGACGCCATCCTGCTCACCAACACCCTGGCCGACTACAAGGTCAGCCCCAAGGTCATCCTGGGTTCCGGCGGCGGCCATGCCGACCCCACCTTCCTTTCCGCCTGCGGCGTCAACGCCCGCTACGTCTTCGACATCGTGGAATGGGAAGCGGACGTGAACAAGCCCGGCGCCAAGGAAGCCAACGAGAAGTACCGCGCCAGGTACGGCACCAACCTGACCGGCGAGGCGGTGGACGCCTACGTGGCCATGTACGTGATGGCCGACGCGCTGGAACGCGCCGGTTCGCTCGACCCGGCCGCCATCCGCAAGGCCCTGGCCGAAACCGACTACAAGACCGGTCCCGGCATGATCGTGACCTACGACGCCATCAAGTTCGACGAATCCGGCCAGAACCTTAACGCCGCCCTTGCCATCGTGCAGATCAACGACCTGGGCAAGGGGCTTGAGCGCATCACCGTGTGGCCCAAGGCTGCCCGCCGCGCGGGGTACACCCCCGTGTTCCCCATGCCCAAGAAGTAG